The Erythrobacter aurantius genome includes a window with the following:
- a CDS encoding DUF721 domain-containing protein gives MGSDSEKPSGKSRPRKTAKPYERPRGTGAKAIGDLMPEIGRTAFRRFGFVQSSVVTRWPEIVGPTHARVCAPEAIRFPPGEKSDGILQLVVSPAHAPLIQQVIPEIMERVNRFFGYKAVARVKIRQGAVKPPNAEERPKPPPSLKPIPMELGDSLRDIGDPELRTVLESLARSLGEQEKKDEN, from the coding sequence ATGGGAAGCGACAGCGAAAAACCATCCGGCAAGAGCCGCCCGCGCAAGACGGCCAAACCTTATGAGAGGCCGCGTGGGACGGGTGCGAAGGCGATTGGCGATCTCATGCCCGAAATCGGCCGCACCGCGTTTCGCCGTTTCGGCTTCGTGCAAAGCTCTGTCGTCACCCGCTGGCCCGAAATCGTCGGCCCCACCCATGCCCGCGTCTGCGCGCCCGAAGCGATCCGGTTTCCTCCCGGCGAGAAATCCGACGGCATATTGCAACTGGTCGTCAGCCCGGCGCATGCCCCGCTGATCCAGCAGGTGATCCCGGAAATCATGGAGCGGGTGAACCGCTTTTTCGGCTACAAGGCGGTGGCTCGGGTGAAGATCCGGCAAGGTGCGGTTAAGCCGCCCAATGCTGAAGAACGCCCCAAACCGCCGCCCTCGCTCAAGCCGATCCCTATGGAACTCGGCGATTCCTTGCGCGATATCGGCGATCCGGAGCTGCGCACGGTGTTGGAATCGCTCGCGCGCAGCCTTGGGGAACAGGAAAAGAAGGACGAGAATTGA
- a CDS encoding MAPEG family protein, whose protein sequence is MTALLPVTLSAAAAAAILNIWLSIRIGAIRRAAGISVGDGGSEPLERRMRAQANFVENTPFVLALIAAVELAGAGGQWLQYVAAVYFLGRIAHGFGMDGGSM, encoded by the coding sequence ATGACTGCACTGCTACCTGTCACTTTGTCCGCAGCCGCCGCTGCCGCCATTCTCAACATCTGGCTGTCGATCCGCATCGGCGCGATCCGCCGGGCGGCGGGAATCAGCGTTGGTGACGGTGGCAGCGAGCCGCTGGAGCGCCGGATGCGCGCACAGGCGAACTTTGTCGAGAACACGCCGTTTGTCCTCGCCCTGATCGCCGCGGTGGAGCTGGCGGGCGCGGGTGGCCAGTGGCTGCAATATGTCGCTGCCGTCTATTTCCTCGGCCGGATCGCGCACGGTTTCGGCATGGATGGCGGATCGATGTAG
- a CDS encoding AAA family ATPase, with protein sequence MQINRLKLSGFKSFVEPAELRIEPGLTGVVGPNGCGKSNLLEAIRWVMGETSAKSMRSGGMEDVIFAGTDSRPARAFAEVVLHARDDADEELVVTRRIERGAGSAYRVNGRDVRAKDVALTFADAATGAHSPALVSQGKIAQVIAAKPAERRMMLEEAAGIAGLHVRRKDAESKLRSTEKNLERLEDLMAGLDSQIASLRRQAKQAERYTKLTQEIQHAEARLVFARWRDAAAAAQQAREAAQASETRVNDAKAATDAAQKQQAEAAAALADAREELADRRDDASAHGHRMAALSEKLKAAEARLSDLERQRTRLEEDRIAADRLTHDAAEALARLERELAASRTRVTEAEAERPALANAAENAERASRSAELALAKATADHAGVEAEWRVAEAAIEQAEARLARLAREAERIAATRSELEGAEDTEQAVAEAREASEDAAREVARLRARLEEDQARKGELQTARDEASSRLATARAELAGIEREYTALVRDRDAREKSAKSRAGLPAALDKVRVAKGYERAIAAVLGRDAKSPLGMPGDAGEGRFWTGGAAPAAVADSLLDHVTDCPDELRARLALVHCADSDDGRTLGPGEWLVTKGGHLRRWDGFVARGEGSAEAARLEAANRLADLENELPDLRGAAALAESEERSAREELAALQTALVAQEREVAAAIEAERGALRRLDQAEAARERIATRLEELSAQSLEVDEQLGAAKHDLTAAQEARSALPAPDAGRAALEAAQARHEAAKSAVQATLAELAAHDQSLAVSRERLAAQQADHSNWKSRSGEAANRVAQAARRLEEIEEERAVIAAKPAALMAEIEQGDAVRARLTQELEAAQAEMDRCQQAATKADRALADAQEALAVAREGRATLVARAESQEARRSEMARLSGDRFQCPPPLLAERFGFAEDDIRPEAEESEQMERLIASRERIGPVNLVAAEELARVEEEHGANASEQAELTEAVARLRASIGNLNREGRERLRAAFEEVDGHFRVLFTRLFQGGQAHLALVDSDDPLEAGLEIYAQPPGKRLQSLSLLSGGEQALTATALIFGLFLTNPAPICVLDEVDAPLDDANVERFCDLLDSMVQTTQTRYLIVTHNAVTMSRMHRLFGVTMAEKGVSRLVSVDLGEAALMAAE encoded by the coding sequence ATGCAGATCAACCGGCTCAAACTCTCTGGTTTCAAGAGCTTTGTAGAGCCGGCTGAACTGCGCATCGAACCGGGCCTGACGGGGGTGGTCGGCCCCAATGGCTGCGGCAAATCCAACCTGCTCGAAGCGATTCGCTGGGTCATGGGGGAAACCTCGGCCAAGTCGATGCGGTCGGGCGGGATGGAAGACGTGATCTTCGCCGGGACTGACAGCCGCCCGGCCCGCGCCTTTGCCGAAGTGGTGCTGCACGCGCGCGACGATGCGGATGAAGAACTGGTCGTCACCCGCCGGATCGAGCGTGGGGCGGGCAGCGCCTACCGCGTCAACGGGCGCGACGTGCGCGCGAAGGACGTGGCGCTTACATTCGCCGATGCCGCCACCGGCGCGCATTCCCCGGCGCTGGTTTCACAAGGCAAGATCGCTCAGGTGATCGCCGCCAAGCCCGCCGAACGGCGCATGATGCTCGAAGAAGCGGCGGGGATCGCGGGCCTGCATGTCCGGCGCAAAGATGCCGAAAGCAAGCTGCGCTCTACCGAAAAGAACCTCGAACGGCTCGAAGACCTGATGGCGGGGCTCGATTCGCAGATCGCCTCGCTCAGGCGGCAGGCGAAACAGGCCGAACGCTACACCAAGCTGACGCAGGAAATTCAGCACGCCGAAGCCCGGCTGGTGTTCGCACGCTGGCGCGATGCGGCGGCGGCAGCGCAGCAGGCACGCGAGGCCGCTCAGGCCTCCGAAACCCGCGTCAACGATGCCAAGGCCGCAACCGATGCGGCGCAGAAACAGCAGGCCGAAGCCGCCGCCGCGCTGGCCGACGCGCGCGAAGAACTGGCCGATCGCCGCGACGATGCAAGCGCCCATGGACACCGCATGGCCGCGCTTTCGGAAAAGCTCAAAGCGGCAGAGGCGCGGCTGTCCGATCTGGAGCGTCAGCGCACCCGGCTGGAGGAAGACCGGATCGCCGCTGACCGGCTGACCCATGACGCCGCCGAAGCGCTGGCCCGGCTCGAGCGCGAACTCGCCGCATCGCGCACCCGCGTGACCGAGGCAGAAGCGGAGCGCCCCGCCCTCGCCAATGCTGCCGAGAACGCCGAACGCGCCAGCCGCAGCGCCGAACTCGCGCTGGCCAAGGCGACGGCCGATCATGCCGGGGTCGAAGCCGAATGGCGCGTGGCGGAAGCCGCGATCGAACAGGCCGAAGCCCGGCTCGCCCGTCTTGCCCGCGAGGCCGAACGGATCGCCGCCACCCGCAGCGAGCTGGAAGGGGCAGAAGACACCGAACAGGCCGTTGCCGAAGCGCGCGAAGCATCCGAAGACGCCGCCCGCGAAGTCGCCCGTCTGCGCGCCCGGCTGGAAGAAGACCAGGCGCGCAAGGGCGAGCTTCAGACCGCGCGCGACGAAGCCTCCTCCCGCCTTGCCACGGCGCGCGCCGAACTCGCCGGGATCGAACGCGAATACACCGCGCTCGTGCGCGATCGCGATGCCCGCGAAAAGAGCGCGAAATCCCGCGCCGGCCTGCCCGCCGCGCTCGACAAGGTGCGCGTGGCAAAGGGTTATGAACGTGCCATCGCCGCCGTTCTGGGACGCGATGCGAAATCGCCGCTCGGCATGCCGGGCGACGCGGGCGAAGGGCGGTTCTGGACAGGCGGCGCGGCCCCTGCAGCGGTGGCGGACAGCCTGCTCGATCACGTGACCGATTGCCCCGATGAACTGCGCGCGCGGCTTGCGCTGGTGCATTGTGCCGACAGCGACGACGGGCGCACGCTTGGCCCGGGCGAATGGCTGGTGACGAAAGGCGGGCATCTGCGCCGGTGGGACGGCTTTGTCGCGCGCGGCGAAGGTTCTGCCGAGGCAGCACGGCTCGAAGCGGCCAACCGCCTCGCCGATCTCGAAAACGAATTGCCCGATCTGCGAGGCGCGGCTGCGCTGGCGGAGAGCGAGGAGCGCAGTGCGCGCGAGGAACTGGCGGCGCTACAGACCGCGCTGGTGGCGCAGGAACGCGAAGTCGCCGCCGCGATCGAGGCCGAACGCGGTGCGCTGCGGCGGCTCGATCAGGCAGAGGCGGCGCGCGAACGGATCGCCACGCGGCTTGAGGAATTGTCGGCACAATCGCTTGAGGTGGACGAGCAACTCGGCGCGGCGAAGCATGATCTCACCGCCGCTCAGGAAGCAAGGTCCGCCCTGCCCGCGCCCGACGCCGGTCGCGCCGCGCTTGAAGCGGCTCAGGCCCGGCACGAGGCGGCCAAATCGGCGGTGCAGGCGACCCTTGCCGAACTCGCCGCGCATGATCAGAGCCTTGCCGTATCACGCGAAAGGCTGGCGGCGCAGCAGGCCGATCACTCCAACTGGAAATCGCGCTCGGGCGAAGCGGCAAACCGGGTGGCGCAGGCCGCGCGGCGGCTTGAGGAGATCGAGGAAGAGCGCGCCGTGATCGCGGCCAAGCCCGCCGCCCTGATGGCCGAGATCGAACAGGGTGACGCGGTGCGCGCGCGGCTGACGCAGGAACTGGAGGCGGCGCAGGCGGAAATGGATCGTTGCCAGCAGGCGGCCACCAAGGCTGACCGGGCGCTGGCCGATGCGCAGGAAGCGCTCGCCGTGGCCCGCGAAGGCCGGGCCACGCTGGTCGCCCGCGCCGAAAGCCAGGAAGCCCGCCGCAGCGAAATGGCGCGCCTTTCGGGTGATCGCTTCCAGTGCCCCCCGCCTTTGCTCGCCGAACGGTTCGGCTTTGCCGAGGACGACATCCGCCCCGAAGCCGAAGAATCGGAGCAAATGGAGCGCCTGATCGCCAGCCGCGAACGGATCGGGCCGGTCAATCTCGTCGCCGCAGAGGAACTTGCGCGGGTCGAGGAAGAGCACGGCGCGAACGCCTCCGAACAGGCCGAACTGACCGAGGCTGTGGCACGGCTGCGCGCCTCCATCGGCAATCTCAACCGCGAAGGTCGTGAACGGCTGCGCGCCGCATTCGAGGAAGTCGACGGCCATTTCCGCGTGCTGTTCACCCGCCTGTTCCAGGGTGGGCAGGCGCATCTGGCGCTGGTCGATTCGGATGATCCGCTGGAGGCGGGGCTCGAAATCTATGCCCAGCCGCCGGGCAAGCGGCTGCAATCGCTTTCGCTGCTGTCGGGCGGCGAACAGGCACTGACCGCGACGGCGCTGATCTTTGGCCTGTTCCTGACCAATCCCGCGCCGATCTGCGTGCTCGACGAAGTCGACGCGCCCTTGGACGATGCCAATGTCGAACGCTTCTGCGACCTGCTCGATTCGATGGTGCAGACGACTCAGACACGCTACCTCATCGTCACCCACAACGCCGTGACGATGAGCCGGATGCACCGCCTGTTCGGGGTGACAATGGCAGAAAAAGGCGTCTCGCGCCTTGTCAGCGTGGACCTTGGCGAAGCCGCACTGATGGCGGCGGAGTGA
- a CDS encoding DsbA family protein: protein MKFWGFLAAASMIAIPAAAQQTALEGASNGQTELSNPGSAFVGDGRRATWHANVERTERGFRIGRPDADAALIEFISYTCGHCAAFTREGEGALDLALLAPGHMTVEVRPVIRNAIDLTVSMLVQCGGTEDFKDRHRMYMTRQADWLGKAQNAPQSQQALWARGDKAARASMASALDLDDMLAERGVSRVDINTCLADDAAALALIRNGNADRAEFAVAGTPSFALDGQLLTNVHNWAALYPVLAERFRPGNTQE, encoded by the coding sequence ATGAAGTTCTGGGGTTTCCTTGCCGCGGCAAGCATGATCGCGATCCCCGCAGCGGCGCAGCAAACCGCTCTGGAGGGGGCGAGCAACGGCCAGACCGAGCTTTCCAACCCCGGCAGCGCCTTTGTCGGTGATGGCCGCCGCGCGACCTGGCACGCCAATGTCGAACGCACCGAGCGCGGTTTCCGCATCGGCAGGCCCGATGCCGATGCCGCCCTGATCGAATTCATCAGCTACACCTGCGGCCATTGCGCGGCCTTCACCCGCGAAGGCGAAGGCGCGCTTGATCTGGCGCTGCTCGCACCCGGCCACATGACGGTGGAGGTGCGGCCCGTGATCCGCAACGCCATCGATCTGACCGTTTCGATGCTGGTGCAGTGCGGTGGGACTGAGGATTTCAAGGACCGGCACCGCATGTACATGACCCGGCAGGCCGATTGGCTGGGCAAGGCACAGAACGCCCCGCAATCGCAGCAGGCGCTGTGGGCTCGCGGAGACAAGGCGGCGCGCGCCAGCATGGCCAGCGCGCTCGACCTTGACGACATGCTTGCCGAACGCGGCGTGTCTCGGGTCGATATCAACACCTGTCTTGCCGATGATGCGGCGGCGCTGGCGCTGATCCGCAACGGCAATGCCGACCGCGCCGAATTCGCGGTGGCGGGCACCCCCAGCTTCGCGCTCGACGGACAATTGCTCACCAATGTCCACAATTGGGCCGCGCTCTACCCGGTGCTTGCCGAACGCTTCCGCCCCGGAAATACGCAGGAATAG
- a CDS encoding MerR family transcriptional regulator → MIDFNDGKDRSAFRTIGEVSEALGIKPHVLRYWEQQFSLLKPLKRSGGRRHYRPSDVEMVEKINRLVNEEGYTLKGAEAVLRSAGGGEHDRRKGDRRSGDRRSTESPQGEPQAAASAPSAPAAVPQETIAKLKQIRARLAKAVEA, encoded by the coding sequence ATGATCGACTTCAACGATGGCAAGGATCGCAGCGCGTTTCGCACCATTGGCGAAGTGAGCGAGGCGCTTGGCATCAAACCGCACGTCCTGCGTTACTGGGAACAGCAGTTTTCGCTGCTCAAACCCCTGAAACGCAGCGGCGGGCGGCGCCATTACCGTCCCAGCGATGTCGAGATGGTCGAGAAGATCAACCGGCTGGTCAACGAAGAAGGATACACCCTCAAAGGTGCCGAGGCAGTGCTGCGTTCGGCGGGCGGTGGCGAGCATGATCGGCGCAAGGGTGATCGCCGTTCGGGTGATCGCCGCTCCACCGAAAGCCCGCAGGGCGAACCACAGGCCGCTGCTTCTGCACCTTCCGCTCCAGCGGCAGTCCCGCAAGAAACCATCGCCAAACTGAAACAGATCCGCGCCCGCCTGGCCAAGGCGGTGGAGGCTTAG
- a CDS encoding MBL fold metallo-hydrolase, with amino-acid sequence MTDTPKTPPMRAAIIPVTPLQQNCSLIWCTKTMKGALVDPGGDLDKLKEGVAKAGVTLEKLLVTHGHLDHCGQTGMLADELGLPIEGPHEDDRFWIAQLDDDGARWGMTAKTFEPTRWLKHGDTVTVGELTLDVIHCPGHTPGHVVFFHEPSRFAIVGDVLFQGSIGRTDFPKGNHQDLIDSITQRLWPLGEDVMFIPGHGPTSTFGRERKTNAFVSDYALS; translated from the coding sequence ATGACAGACACACCCAAGACTCCCCCCATGCGCGCCGCGATCATTCCGGTGACGCCGTTGCAGCAGAATTGCTCGCTGATCTGGTGCACCAAGACGATGAAGGGCGCGCTGGTCGATCCCGGTGGCGATCTCGACAAGCTGAAAGAGGGCGTGGCCAAGGCAGGGGTGACACTGGAAAAGCTGCTCGTCACGCATGGGCACCTCGATCATTGCGGGCAGACAGGGATGCTCGCGGACGAGCTGGGCCTGCCGATCGAAGGGCCGCATGAGGACGACCGTTTCTGGATCGCGCAGCTCGATGATGACGGCGCGCGCTGGGGGATGACGGCCAAGACATTCGAGCCGACGCGCTGGCTCAAGCATGGCGACACGGTGACGGTGGGCGAATTGACGCTCGACGTGATCCACTGCCCCGGCCACACTCCCGGCCACGTCGTGTTCTTCCATGAGCCGAGCCGCTTTGCCATCGTCGGCGACGTGCTGTTCCAGGGATCAATCGGACGGACGGACTTCCCCAAGGGCAATCATCAGGACCTGATCGATTCGATCACGCAGCGCCTGTGGCCGCTGGGCGAGGACGTGATGTTCATCCCCGGCCACGGCCCCACCAGCACCTTCGGCCGCGAGCGCAAGACCAATGCCTTTGTAAGCGATTACGCGCTTTCCTGA
- a CDS encoding integration host factor subunit alpha has translation MMRSVGTLTRADLAEAINRKMGFSRAESLDLVEAILDKMIAALERGEKVKISGFGSFVLRDKNERIGRNPKTGVEVPITPRRVMTFRASQLLKEKIAKGD, from the coding sequence ATGATGCGTTCGGTGGGCACGCTTACCCGCGCCGATCTGGCAGAAGCGATCAACCGCAAGATGGGTTTCAGCCGGGCAGAATCGCTCGATCTGGTCGAAGCCATCCTCGACAAGATGATCGCGGCGCTCGAACGGGGCGAAAAAGTCAAGATTTCGGGCTTTGGCAGCTTCGTCTTGCGCGACAAGAACGAACGCATCGGCCGCAATCCCAAGACAGGCGTCGAAGTGCCGATCACCCCGCGCCGGGTGATGACGTTCCGCGCCAGCCAATTGCTCAAGGAAAAGATCGCCAAGGGCGATTGA
- a CDS encoding beta-ketoacyl-ACP synthase III, with the protein MSGSRIIGSGSALPERVVTNAELAEQIDTSDEWIVERTGIRQRHIAGEGETTSTLATAAARAALADAGIDANEIDLIVLATATPDNTFPATATKVQAALGCNGGIAFDVAAVCSGFLYALTTADSLLKTGMAKRALVIGAETFSRILDWEDRTTCVLFGDGAGAIVLEAAGDNAPGTGVLASRLHADGAQHDLLYVDGGPSTTQTVGRLRMKGREVFRHAVVNLSSVLNEVLEDADISASEIDWVVPHQANARILDATAKKLGIPAEKVIVTVQSHANTSAASVPLAYDTARKDGRIKDGDLVMFEAMGGGFTWGACLARI; encoded by the coding sequence GTGAGCGGTTCGCGGATCATCGGTTCCGGTTCGGCCTTGCCCGAACGGGTCGTGACCAATGCCGAGCTGGCCGAACAGATCGACACTTCGGACGAATGGATCGTCGAGCGCACCGGTATCCGCCAGCGCCACATCGCGGGCGAGGGCGAAACCACCTCGACGCTGGCGACGGCGGCGGCGCGCGCGGCGCTGGCCGATGCCGGGATTGACGCTAACGAGATCGACCTGATCGTGCTGGCAACCGCGACGCCCGACAACACATTCCCCGCAACCGCGACAAAGGTTCAGGCCGCGCTCGGCTGCAATGGAGGCATCGCCTTTGACGTCGCGGCGGTGTGTTCGGGGTTTCTCTACGCGCTGACGACTGCCGATTCGCTGCTGAAGACCGGCATGGCCAAGCGTGCGCTGGTGATCGGCGCGGAAACCTTCAGCCGAATCCTCGATTGGGAAGATCGCACCACCTGTGTGCTGTTCGGCGATGGCGCGGGGGCTATCGTGCTGGAGGCGGCGGGCGACAACGCACCGGGTACAGGCGTGCTCGCCAGCCGCCTGCACGCGGACGGCGCTCAGCATGATCTGCTCTATGTCGATGGCGGCCCGTCGACCACGCAAACCGTCGGCCGTCTGCGGATGAAGGGGCGCGAGGTGTTCCGCCACGCAGTCGTCAACCTTTCAAGCGTTCTCAATGAAGTGCTTGAAGACGCTGATATTTCGGCAAGCGAGATCGACTGGGTGGTGCCGCATCAGGCGAATGCGCGCATTCTGGATGCCACTGCGAAAAAGCTCGGCATCCCGGCTGAAAAGGTGATTGTCACGGTCCAGTCCCACGCCAACACGTCGGCTGCGTCGGTACCGCTGGCCTATGACACCGCGCGCAAGGACGGACGGATCAAGGATGGCGATCTGGTGATGTTCGAAGCCATGGGTGGCGGCTTCACCTGGGGGGCGTGCCTCGCCCGGATTTAA
- the rpmF gene encoding 50S ribosomal protein L32, giving the protein MAVPKRKVSPSRRGMRRAHDSLRVEAFHECSNCGELKRPHNLCPACGYYNGREVIAPKGI; this is encoded by the coding sequence ATGGCAGTCCCCAAGAGAAAAGTTTCCCCGTCACGTCGCGGCATGCGTCGTGCGCACGATTCGCTCCGCGTCGAAGCGTTCCATGAATGCTCCAACTGTGGCGAACTTAAGCGGCCGCACAACCTGTGCCCCGCTTGCGGCTATTACAATGGCCGTGAAGTGATCGCGCCCAAGGGCATCTGA
- a CDS encoding thioredoxin domain-containing protein gives MKPTRNLFKFSLAAPLALALAACGGEEGDVESGDAIAAIPAPDGTNWGDTVTVSEQDGYVLGNPEAPLKLVEYASHTCGACANFAMTGKPGIKEYVATGIVSFEQRNLVRDPIDLTIATLVRCGQKEQMQVLSDQAWQNLEQTFAAVNQNGAAYEAAGNMPLEQRFVQIAQAAGLIEFFAARGLSADQQRACLADAEKIEAIANNSSAQAEELGINATPTFLLNDRKLDVNTWKDIEPLLQRAGARQE, from the coding sequence ATGAAACCGACCCGCAACCTCTTCAAATTCTCGCTCGCGGCTCCGCTTGCGCTGGCACTGGCAGCCTGCGGCGGGGAAGAAGGCGATGTCGAAAGCGGCGATGCGATTGCCGCCATCCCTGCGCCTGACGGCACCAATTGGGGCGATACCGTCACCGTCAGCGAACAGGATGGCTATGTGCTGGGCAATCCCGAAGCACCGCTGAAGCTGGTCGAATACGCCTCGCACACCTGCGGCGCCTGCGCGAATTTCGCGATGACGGGCAAGCCGGGGATCAAGGAATATGTCGCCACCGGCATCGTCAGCTTCGAACAGCGCAATCTGGTGCGCGACCCGATCGACCTGACCATCGCGACGCTGGTGCGTTGCGGGCAGAAGGAACAGATGCAGGTGCTGTCCGATCAGGCATGGCAGAACCTCGAACAGACCTTTGCCGCGGTGAACCAGAACGGCGCCGCCTACGAAGCCGCCGGCAACATGCCGCTCGAACAGCGTTTCGTGCAGATTGCGCAGGCAGCCGGACTGATCGAATTCTTCGCCGCCCGCGGGCTTTCCGCCGATCAGCAGCGCGCCTGCCTTGCCGATGCCGAGAAAATCGAGGCCATCGCCAACAATTCCTCCGCTCAGGCAGAGGAACTGGGCATCAACGCCACACCCACCTTCCTGCTCAACGATCGCAAGCTCGACGTGAACACCTGGAAGGATATCGAACCCTTGCTGCAACGCGCCGGCGCGCGGCAGGAATAA
- a CDS encoding A/G-specific adenine glycosylase produces MTASISDLLLQWYDSHARALPWRNPPGASPPNDPAWPYRVWLSEVMLQQTTVAAVKPYFEKFTARWPTVFDLAQASDDEVMAAWAGLGYYSRARNLVKCAREVARRGGFPDTEADLRELPGLGAYTAAAIAAIGFGRRAVVVDANVERVVARLFAIEEPLPAARKPIRERAGEITPESRAGDFAQAMMDLGSQVCTTKAPRCLLCPLSAMCEGRKAGEPERLPLKPPKKAKPERVGTAYWIERDERVWIVTRPGEGMLGGMRALPDDGWSAQGDGSGSAPVSGEPQALGAVRHTFTHAHLTLSVVRIATQDTPPGEGEWWPLDRIGDAGLPTLFAKAARLALAER; encoded by the coding sequence GTGACTGCCAGCATCTCCGATCTGCTTCTCCAGTGGTATGACAGCCACGCCCGCGCTCTGCCGTGGCGCAATCCCCCCGGCGCGTCGCCACCGAATGATCCCGCGTGGCCCTATCGCGTGTGGCTGTCCGAAGTGATGCTGCAACAGACGACCGTGGCCGCGGTGAAACCCTATTTCGAGAAATTCACCGCCCGTTGGCCCACGGTGTTCGATCTTGCGCAGGCGAGCGATGACGAGGTCATGGCGGCGTGGGCGGGGCTGGGGTATTATTCGCGCGCCCGCAATCTGGTGAAGTGTGCGCGCGAAGTGGCGCGGCGCGGCGGCTTTCCCGATACCGAAGCGGATTTGCGCGAACTGCCGGGGCTGGGCGCCTACACCGCCGCGGCGATTGCCGCGATCGGTTTTGGCCGGCGGGCGGTGGTGGTCGATGCCAATGTCGAACGGGTGGTGGCAAGGCTGTTCGCAATCGAAGAACCGCTGCCCGCCGCGCGCAAGCCCATTCGCGAACGGGCCGGGGAAATCACTCCCGAGAGCCGCGCGGGGGATTTCGCGCAGGCAATGATGGACCTCGGTTCACAGGTCTGCACCACCAAGGCGCCGCGCTGCCTGCTGTGTCCGCTTTCGGCCATGTGCGAAGGTCGCAAGGCGGGAGAGCCGGAGCGCCTGCCGCTCAAGCCGCCGAAAAAGGCCAAACCCGAACGCGTGGGCACAGCCTATTGGATCGAGCGCGATGAACGCGTCTGGATAGTCACAAGGCCGGGTGAAGGCATGTTGGGCGGTATGCGCGCGCTGCCTGATGACGGGTGGAGCGCGCAGGGTGATGGTTCCGGATCAGCACCCGTCAGCGGAGAACCGCAGGCTCTTGGCGCGGTGCGGCACACCTTCACCCATGCGCATCTGACGCTTTCGGTGGTGCGGATTGCCACGCAGGATACTCCGCCGGGCGAGGGCGAGTGGTGGCCGCTCGACCGGATCGGGGACGCCGGTCTGCCGACCCTTTTCGCCAAGGCTGCGCGGCTGGCGTTGGCGGAGCGTTAG
- the plsX gene encoding phosphate acyltransferase PlsX, translated as MTLPRIAVDAMGGDEGVRVMIEGAAIARRQHEDFQFLLVGDQARIEAALENHPGMRGASEILHCEDVISGDELPSRALRRAKTTSMGLAVNAVKEGHAGAAVSAGNTGALMAMSKIALRTMPGIDRPALAALMPTLEAHDVVMLDLGANTDADARNLVQFAIMGAAYSRIVNGFERPVVRLLNIGTEEIKGTEALREAAATLAAASAREDGGLALQFDGFVESDKINRGETHVVVTDGFSGNIALKAIEGSARFVTDLLRQAFTSSLRSKIGFLVSRPATELLRHHLDPNNHNGAVFLGLNGVVVKSHGSATAKGVANAVEVAARLLENNLTQRISRDLAELGEDALRSNGSTSAAPDGDESGAAA; from the coding sequence ATGACTCTCCCGCGTATCGCTGTGGATGCGATGGGCGGCGATGAAGGCGTGCGCGTCATGATCGAAGGCGCCGCCATCGCTCGCCGCCAGCATGAGGACTTCCAGTTCCTGCTGGTGGGCGATCAGGCGCGAATCGAAGCCGCGCTGGAAAACCATCCCGGAATGCGCGGCGCGTCCGAAATCCTCCATTGCGAAGACGTGATCAGCGGCGACGAGCTTCCGTCGCGCGCGCTGCGCCGTGCCAAGACGACCAGCATGGGCCTTGCCGTCAATGCGGTGAAGGAAGGCCACGCCGGCGCCGCTGTCAGCGCGGGCAACACCGGCGCGCTGATGGCGATGAGCAAGATCGCCCTGCGCACCATGCCGGGGATCGATCGCCCCGCGCTCGCGGCACTGATGCCGACGCTCGAAGCGCATGACGTGGTGATGCTCGATCTGGGCGCCAACACCGACGCCGACGCGCGCAACCTCGTCCAGTTCGCGATCATGGGCGCGGCCTATTCGCGCATCGTCAACGGCTTTGAGCGGCCTGTGGTCCGCCTGCTCAACATCGGGACCGAGGAAATCAAGGGCACAGAGGCGCTGCGCGAAGCCGCTGCGACGCTGGCCGCCGCTTCCGCGCGCGAAGACGGCGGGCTGGCGCTGCAGTTCGACGGCTTTGTCGAAAGCGACAAGATCAACCGCGGCGAAACCCATGTCGTCGTGACCGACGGTTTTTCCGGCAATATCGCGCTGAAGGCGATCGAAGGTTCGGCGCGCTTCGTCACTGACCTGTTGCGCCAGGCCTTCACCAGCTCGCTGCGGTCGAAGATCGGGTTTCTGGTGTCACGCCCGGCAACCGAGCTGCTGCGGCACCATCTCGATCCGAACAACCACAATGGCGCGGTGTTCCTCGGCCTTAACGGCGTGGTGGTGAAAAGCCACGGCAGCGCCACGGCCAAGGGCGTCGCCAATGCTGTTGAGGTCGCGGCGCGCTTGCTCGAAAACAATCTGACCCAGCGCATTTCGCGCGACCTTGCCGAGCTGGGCGAGGATGCGTTGCGTTCCAATGGATCGACGTCTGCTGCGCCTGACGGGGACGAGAGCGGGGCGGCGGCGTGA